A single genomic interval of Tsukamurella paurometabola harbors:
- a CDS encoding AAA family ATPase gives MRLHRLAVKDFRGVDEREIVFADTGVTLLHGPNEAGKSSMVEALQLLLEVKATSKSQRVEAVCPAHRDAGPWVEAELTVGPYRFVYAKQYHRRPGTTLTVLAPTPQQLTGGSAEAWVAEQMAAHVDGDLLAALTVLQGPGPGQPSLRDSAAFAKALDSASGGAGEDEPGAERLAEAVAAERARYFTPTGRPTGELSAARARETAARTALEEAEAALREVDRVVEEHAVASARLGALVERRSAAAADLETLAADQERIGALRSRLAQARSALESAQLREQHAGDAANRRRRLVDKQALAVERTAQVRVQRDRALADRDALAAEASWLETTVHELSAVSADRRERKSQAQYAVDYARESVGYQRIVKRIEQAQLLGKDVEDARNRLAANPIDRRSLQTIAVAEQRYEKAQARFSALAATLKLERLGFADVLVDGRNIGEEPVEVVAGNGTVIDVPGAVRIEVMQRGESADAAAEVKAAHAALLAACRDAGAADVAEARELHEQREAVEIELQEARIALAHALGDNTLAELRQLAEESAERIVALEAAVDPELLAVDPERAKANLMEATQAEVASRTEEKRTREQLGQKHQELHRATTEAQVAADRLQHFDQQASELTVELERARAESADEALGTAADAAVAAREAAAAEVAEHEAAAREADVAGFAARLAAARARDERARAAEAAAREELAGLNGQLQLFQADGRRDRLDAAVAEHVHAERARTSVEERARAAALLHETLTAHRDARRARVQAPYQRALEELGRTVFGDPLTITVGDDLTIASRTVDGVTVPFESLSGGAQEQLGVLSRLACARLVDGADGAPVIFDDALGHSDPTRLGAMADALVEAGRSAQVIVFSCVPGRFDALRGRDGVTEVALG, from the coding sequence ATGAGGCTGCACCGGCTGGCGGTCAAGGACTTCCGCGGCGTGGACGAGCGCGAGATCGTCTTCGCCGATACCGGCGTCACCCTGCTGCACGGTCCGAACGAGGCCGGGAAGTCGTCGATGGTCGAGGCGCTGCAGCTGCTGCTGGAGGTCAAGGCCACGTCGAAGTCGCAGCGGGTCGAGGCCGTGTGCCCCGCGCACCGCGACGCCGGGCCGTGGGTCGAGGCGGAGCTCACCGTCGGCCCCTACCGCTTCGTCTACGCCAAGCAGTACCACCGCCGCCCCGGCACCACGCTGACGGTGCTCGCACCCACGCCGCAGCAGCTCACCGGCGGCAGCGCCGAGGCGTGGGTGGCGGAGCAGATGGCCGCGCACGTCGACGGCGATCTGCTCGCCGCGCTCACCGTGCTGCAGGGCCCCGGCCCCGGGCAGCCGTCCCTGCGGGACAGCGCCGCGTTCGCCAAGGCGCTGGACTCCGCGTCGGGTGGCGCGGGCGAGGACGAGCCGGGGGCGGAGCGGCTCGCCGAGGCCGTCGCCGCCGAGCGCGCCCGGTACTTCACGCCGACGGGCCGGCCCACGGGCGAGCTGTCCGCGGCCCGCGCCCGGGAGACCGCTGCCCGCACGGCCCTGGAGGAGGCCGAGGCCGCGCTGCGGGAGGTGGACCGCGTCGTCGAGGAGCACGCCGTCGCGTCCGCCCGCCTGGGCGCACTGGTGGAACGACGGTCCGCCGCCGCCGCGGACCTGGAGACCCTCGCCGCCGACCAGGAGCGGATCGGCGCACTCCGATCGCGGCTGGCGCAGGCCCGCTCCGCCCTCGAGTCCGCACAGCTGCGCGAGCAGCACGCGGGCGATGCGGCCAACCGCCGGCGCCGCCTCGTCGACAAGCAGGCCCTCGCGGTCGAGCGCACGGCCCAGGTGCGGGTGCAGCGCGACCGCGCGCTGGCCGATCGCGATGCCCTGGCCGCGGAGGCGTCGTGGCTCGAGACCACGGTGCACGAGCTGTCGGCCGTCTCGGCCGATCGCCGGGAGCGGAAGTCGCAGGCGCAGTACGCCGTCGACTACGCCCGCGAGTCGGTCGGCTATCAGCGGATCGTGAAGCGGATCGAGCAGGCGCAACTCCTCGGCAAGGACGTGGAGGACGCGCGCAACCGGCTGGCCGCCAACCCCATTGACCGTCGCTCACTGCAGACGATCGCGGTCGCCGAGCAGCGGTACGAGAAGGCGCAGGCCCGGTTCTCCGCGCTCGCCGCCACCCTCAAGCTCGAACGACTGGGCTTCGCCGACGTGCTCGTCGACGGGCGGAACATCGGCGAGGAACCCGTGGAGGTCGTGGCCGGGAACGGCACCGTGATCGACGTACCCGGGGCCGTGCGGATCGAGGTGATGCAGCGCGGCGAGAGCGCCGACGCCGCCGCGGAGGTGAAGGCCGCGCACGCCGCTCTGCTCGCGGCCTGCCGCGATGCGGGAGCGGCGGACGTCGCGGAGGCCCGCGAGCTGCACGAGCAGCGCGAGGCCGTCGAGATCGAGCTGCAGGAGGCGCGGATCGCCCTCGCGCACGCCCTCGGCGACAACACGCTCGCGGAGCTGCGGCAGCTCGCCGAGGAGTCGGCGGAGCGGATCGTCGCGCTCGAGGCGGCGGTCGACCCCGAGCTGCTGGCCGTCGATCCCGAGCGGGCCAAGGCGAACCTCATGGAGGCCACGCAGGCCGAGGTGGCGTCGCGCACGGAGGAGAAGCGGACCCGCGAGCAGCTCGGGCAGAAGCACCAGGAGCTGCACCGTGCGACGACCGAGGCGCAGGTCGCCGCGGATCGCCTGCAGCACTTCGATCAGCAGGCGTCCGAGCTCACGGTGGAACTCGAGCGCGCGCGGGCCGAGTCCGCCGACGAGGCGCTCGGCACGGCGGCGGACGCCGCCGTCGCGGCGCGCGAGGCAGCCGCGGCAGAGGTCGCCGAGCACGAGGCGGCGGCGCGCGAGGCCGACGTAGCGGGCTTCGCCGCCCGGCTCGCCGCCGCCCGCGCGCGGGACGAACGGGCCCGTGCCGCAGAGGCGGCCGCGCGCGAAGAGCTGGCGGGACTGAACGGCCAGCTGCAGCTCTTCCAGGCCGACGGTCGCCGGGACCGCCTCGACGCGGCCGTGGCCGAGCACGTGCACGCCGAGCGCGCCCGGACGTCGGTGGAGGAGCGGGCCCGCGCCGCGGCGCTGTTGCACGAGACGCTCACCGCCCACCGCGACGCCCGCCGCGCCCGCGTGCAGGCGCCCTATCAGCGGGCCCTGGAGGAGCTGGGCCGCACCGTCTTCGGCGATCCGCTCACCATCACCGTCGGCGACGACCTCACCATCGCCTCGCGCACCGTGGACGGCGTCACGGTGCCGTTCGAGTCGCTGTCGGGCGGCGCGCAGGAGCAGCTGGGCGTGCTCAGCCGGCTCGCGTGCGCCCGCCTGGTCGACGGTGCCGACGGCGCGCCCGTGATCTTCGACGACGCCCTGGGCCACAGCGATCCCACGCGCCTCGGCGCGATGGCGGACGCGCTCGTCGAGGCCGGCCGCTCCGCGCAGGTGATCGTCTTCAGCTGCGTCCCCGGCCGATTCGACGCCCTCCGCGGCCGCGACGGCGTCACCGAGGTCGCGCTCGGTTAA
- a CDS encoding metallophosphoesterase family protein, translating to MRFLHTADWQLGMTRHFLDADAQARFTDARLDAISRLGAVAAERDAEFVVVCGDVFEDNRLAPAVVARSLDRIAAIERPVYLMPGNHDPLDAASIYTSELFRRHRPENVIVLERPGVHAVRPGGELLAAPWFSKHPAGDPLTEAVAAAPPPAEGVIRIAVGHGGTLPVGAQDQRLIDVGALSQRIATGQLRYVALGDRHSVTEVAPGVWYSGAPEVTNFDHKETASGSVLVVDVPDAGPPEVEPVRVGTWRFASREFPLTAERDVDAAVGALSALPDKDRTVVKVGFTGTVGLAAKARLDDEIAALRARFAAVELWERKTDLAVLPGEDELDALELTGPAADAAQELLGVARSGGERAADASGALALLYRLTRQEVGA from the coding sequence ATGCGATTTCTGCACACGGCGGACTGGCAGCTGGGAATGACCCGGCACTTCCTCGACGCGGACGCGCAGGCGCGATTCACCGACGCCCGGCTGGACGCGATCTCCCGGCTCGGCGCCGTGGCGGCCGAGCGGGACGCGGAGTTCGTCGTCGTCTGCGGTGACGTCTTCGAGGACAACCGGCTCGCCCCCGCAGTCGTCGCCCGCAGCCTCGACCGCATCGCCGCGATCGAGCGGCCCGTCTACCTGATGCCCGGTAATCACGACCCGCTGGACGCCGCGTCGATCTACACCTCCGAGCTGTTCCGGCGGCACCGCCCCGAGAACGTGATCGTGCTCGAGCGCCCCGGCGTCCACGCGGTGCGCCCGGGGGGCGAGCTGCTGGCCGCGCCGTGGTTCTCCAAGCACCCCGCCGGGGATCCGCTCACCGAAGCGGTCGCCGCGGCGCCGCCGCCCGCGGAGGGCGTGATCCGGATCGCCGTCGGGCACGGCGGGACGCTGCCCGTCGGCGCGCAGGACCAGCGCCTCATCGACGTCGGCGCGCTGTCGCAGCGGATCGCCACCGGACAGCTGCGGTACGTCGCCCTCGGCGACCGGCACTCGGTCACCGAGGTGGCGCCGGGCGTCTGGTACTCCGGTGCCCCCGAGGTCACCAACTTCGACCACAAGGAGACGGCGTCCGGCTCCGTCCTCGTCGTCGACGTGCCCGACGCCGGCCCGCCGGAGGTCGAGCCGGTCCGCGTCGGCACCTGGCGGTTCGCCTCCCGCGAGTTCCCGCTGACCGCCGAGCGCGACGTCGACGCCGCCGTCGGCGCGCTCTCGGCCCTGCCCGACAAGGACCGCACCGTGGTCAAGGTCGGCTTCACCGGCACCGTCGGGCTCGCCGCGAAGGCGCGCCTCGACGACGAGATCGCGGCCCTGCGGGCACGGTTCGCGGCCGTCGAGCTGTGGGAGCGCAAGACCGATCTCGCGGTGCTCCCCGGCGAGGACGAACTGGACGCGCTGGAACTCACCGGCCCCGCCGCCGACGCCGCGCAGGAGTTGCTGGGCGTCGCCCGCAGCGGAGGGGAGCGCGCGGCGGACGCCTCGGGCGCGCTCGCGCTGCTCTACCGCCTCACCCGCCAGGAGGTGGGCGCATGA
- a CDS encoding DEAD/DEAH box helicase — MSPVLRSDDGDQIVRWAPIESVQWRTWVQAAAAAMPPVLRRTGDLAAILDMAAELADRYARVRLGDGPWSWVAAPSLRALVDGEPLPARAVADAGAAAAWTEWAGSVRSAETLLVLRLVEPDGRSPGENPLAPYSMRAAGSAAGTGGGAPPALWRLEVCRRVPGAAPVRADPGRMSPVDLDDLAGELARALAVYPPLKRVAQDESSLDFLLTTEEAEALFLEGAPGLTKAGYEVLLPASIATVRPALRLVGREQPGRTALTVQAGLAEVKDFAWQLAVGDTVLTASELASLANSASGLVEVRGRWVRADRRTLAHAARFVAEQRSAAESGTDLSDLLGMIADPAALPAPLAAVDGLGWLDSVYRGGTIAPAEVAAPSTLKAQLRDYQVRGLEWLVTLWRSGIGAVLADDMGLGKTIQVLALLCHEREAGEPVRPTLLVCPMSVVGNWVAEAQRFAPGLRVHVHHGADRPTGEEFGRIAAESDVVVTTFALAARDRELLAGHHWGRLVVDEAQHVKNVNTAAARALRAFPAAHRVALTGTPVENRLEDLRAVIDLVNPGLLGSARTFRNRYALPIEREQDRAAVRRLNTLTSPFILRREKTDPAIAPELPEKAEFTVRASLTPEQAGLYQAVLNRLVEELRQSQGMGRRGLVLASLTRLKQICNHPAHYLGDGSPLLRRGQHRSGKVELLADILTTVADEGERALVFTQYAEFARMLQPWLTGLLGADVPVLDGGVPRAERDALVARFQSGDGAPTLVATVQSGGTGLNLTAANHVIHVDRWWNPAVENQATDRAFRIGQTRAVQVRKFVCAGTLEERIDGVIAAKKELSSMTVRTGEAWLTELNNDELYELVALRDEAVV; from the coding sequence GTGAGCCCGGTGCTGCGCAGCGACGACGGCGATCAGATCGTGCGCTGGGCGCCCATCGAGTCGGTGCAGTGGCGCACCTGGGTGCAGGCCGCGGCCGCCGCGATGCCGCCGGTCCTGCGCCGCACGGGCGACCTCGCCGCGATCCTCGACATGGCCGCCGAGCTCGCCGACCGGTACGCCCGGGTCCGGCTCGGCGACGGCCCCTGGTCCTGGGTCGCCGCACCGTCGTTGCGCGCTCTGGTCGACGGCGAGCCCCTGCCGGCCCGGGCCGTCGCCGACGCCGGGGCCGCGGCCGCGTGGACCGAATGGGCGGGGAGCGTCCGCTCCGCCGAGACGCTGCTGGTGCTGCGCCTCGTCGAGCCCGACGGCCGCAGCCCGGGCGAGAACCCCCTGGCCCCGTATTCGATGCGGGCCGCCGGTTCCGCCGCCGGCACCGGGGGCGGAGCCCCGCCGGCCCTCTGGCGGCTCGAGGTGTGCCGCCGCGTCCCCGGCGCCGCGCCCGTGCGCGCCGATCCCGGCCGGATGAGCCCCGTCGACCTGGACGACCTGGCGGGGGAGTTGGCCCGCGCGCTCGCGGTCTATCCGCCGCTCAAACGGGTCGCGCAGGACGAGAGCTCGCTGGACTTCCTGCTCACCACCGAGGAGGCGGAGGCGCTCTTCCTGGAGGGCGCGCCCGGGCTCACGAAGGCCGGCTACGAGGTGCTGCTGCCCGCCTCCATCGCGACGGTGCGCCCCGCCCTGCGGCTCGTCGGGCGGGAGCAGCCGGGCCGCACGGCCCTGACGGTGCAGGCCGGTCTCGCCGAGGTCAAGGACTTCGCCTGGCAACTCGCCGTCGGTGACACGGTGCTCACCGCGAGCGAGCTGGCGTCCCTGGCGAACTCGGCGTCCGGGCTGGTGGAGGTGCGCGGCCGGTGGGTGCGTGCCGACCGCCGCACGCTGGCGCACGCGGCGCGGTTCGTGGCGGAGCAGCGCTCCGCCGCCGAGTCCGGTACGGACCTGAGCGACCTGCTCGGGATGATCGCCGACCCCGCGGCGCTGCCCGCGCCGCTCGCCGCCGTCGACGGCCTCGGCTGGCTCGACTCCGTGTACCGCGGCGGCACCATCGCCCCGGCGGAGGTGGCGGCACCGTCGACCCTGAAAGCGCAGCTGCGCGACTACCAGGTGCGCGGGTTGGAGTGGTTGGTCACGCTGTGGCGCAGCGGGATCGGCGCCGTCCTCGCCGACGACATGGGGCTGGGCAAGACGATCCAGGTGCTCGCGCTGCTCTGCCACGAGCGGGAGGCGGGTGAGCCGGTCCGGCCGACGCTGCTGGTCTGCCCGATGTCCGTGGTCGGCAATTGGGTCGCGGAGGCGCAGCGCTTCGCCCCGGGCCTGCGCGTGCACGTGCACCACGGCGCAGACCGCCCGACCGGTGAGGAGTTCGGGCGGATCGCGGCCGAATCCGACGTGGTGGTCACGACGTTCGCCCTCGCCGCGCGCGACCGCGAGCTGCTCGCCGGGCACCACTGGGGCCGCCTCGTGGTCGACGAGGCGCAGCACGTGAAGAACGTCAACACCGCCGCCGCCAGGGCGTTGCGCGCGTTCCCCGCGGCGCACCGCGTCGCGCTCACCGGTACCCCCGTCGAGAACCGCCTCGAGGACCTGCGCGCCGTGATCGACCTGGTCAACCCCGGCCTGCTCGGCTCGGCCCGCACCTTCCGCAATCGCTACGCGCTGCCCATCGAACGCGAACAGGACCGGGCGGCCGTCCGCAGGCTGAACACCCTGACCTCGCCGTTCATCCTGCGCCGCGAGAAGACCGACCCGGCGATCGCACCGGAACTGCCGGAGAAGGCCGAGTTCACGGTGCGCGCGTCGCTCACGCCGGAGCAGGCGGGGCTGTACCAGGCCGTGCTGAACCGGCTGGTCGAGGAGCTGCGTCAGTCGCAGGGCATGGGCCGGCGGGGCCTGGTTCTGGCGTCCCTGACCAGGCTCAAGCAGATCTGCAACCACCCCGCGCACTACCTCGGCGACGGCTCGCCGCTGCTGCGCCGCGGGCAGCACCGCTCGGGCAAGGTGGAGCTGCTGGCCGACATCCTCACCACGGTCGCCGACGAGGGCGAACGGGCACTCGTCTTCACCCAGTACGCCGAGTTCGCGCGCATGCTCCAGCCCTGGCTCACGGGCCTGCTGGGCGCGGACGTCCCCGTCCTCGACGGCGGGGTGCCCCGCGCCGAGCGCGACGCGCTGGTCGCGCGGTTCCAGTCCGGTGACGGCGCCCCGACCCTCGTCGCGACGGTGCAGTCCGGCGGCACCGGGCTCAACCTCACCGCCGCGAATCACGTGATCCACGTGGACCGCTGGTGGAACCCCGCCGTCGAGAACCAGGCCACCGATCGCGCCTTCCGCATCGGCCAGACCCGAGCGGTGCAGGTCCGCAAGTTCGTCTGCGCGGGGACGCTCGAGGAGCGCATCGACGGGGTGATCGCGGCCAAGAAGGAGCTCTCGTCGATGACGGTGCGGACGGGCGAGGCGTGGCTGACCGAGCTGAACAACGACGAGCTCTACGAGCTGGTCGCCCTGCGCGACGAGGCGGTGGTCTAG
- a CDS encoding GNAT family N-acetyltransferase, with the protein MAFLTPLEPVTLTGHLVTLVPLAHDQHDGLREALDDGQLWDRWYTSVPAPSGLRAEIDRRLQLQEQGAMIPFTAIDAAGRVLGMTTYYDIDPAVPRMEIGYTWNRASAHGTGTNAESKLLLLQHAFDVLGCECIGLRTQWINTQSREAIARLGAKQDGVLRSYKRHRNGALQDAVLFSILRHEWPTVEAHLRHRLRHRHEAYRAVPE; encoded by the coding sequence ATGGCCTTCCTCACCCCGCTGGAGCCCGTCACGCTGACGGGGCACCTCGTCACGCTCGTGCCCCTGGCGCACGACCAGCACGACGGCCTGCGCGAGGCGCTCGACGACGGGCAGCTGTGGGACCGCTGGTACACGTCCGTGCCGGCACCGTCGGGCCTGCGCGCCGAGATCGACCGCCGGCTGCAACTGCAGGAGCAGGGCGCGATGATCCCGTTCACCGCGATCGACGCCGCGGGCCGGGTGCTCGGCATGACCACCTACTACGACATCGACCCCGCGGTCCCGCGGATGGAGATCGGTTACACCTGGAACCGGGCATCGGCGCACGGCACCGGCACCAACGCCGAGTCCAAGCTGCTCTTGCTGCAGCACGCCTTCGACGTGCTCGGCTGCGAGTGCATCGGCCTGCGCACCCAGTGGATCAACACCCAGTCGCGCGAGGCCATCGCTCGCCTCGGCGCGAAGCAGGACGGGGTGCTGCGCAGCTACAAGCGGCACCGCAACGGCGCGCTGCAGGACGCGGTCCTGTTCTCCATCCTCCGGCACGAGTGGCCCACCGTGGAGGCGCATCTGCGGCACCGCCTGCGCCACCGGCACGAGGCCTACCGCGCCGTCCCGGAGTAG
- a CDS encoding acyl-CoA thioesterase — MPSIDEQPYTLVIPTRWKDNDVYGHVNNVVYYSFFDTVINTFLIREGGLDIHAGDTIGLCVESHCRYDAPLAFPEPVTAGLAVTKLGRSSVTYAVTLFGADGAAAAEGWFVHVFVDRETRRPAGVPDGIRTALERLLVGGSQ; from the coding sequence ATGCCGAGCATCGACGAGCAGCCGTACACCCTGGTCATCCCCACGCGCTGGAAGGACAACGACGTCTACGGGCACGTCAACAACGTCGTCTACTACAGCTTCTTCGACACGGTGATCAACACCTTCCTGATCCGCGAGGGCGGCCTCGACATCCACGCCGGGGACACCATCGGCCTCTGTGTGGAATCTCACTGCCGGTACGACGCCCCGCTGGCCTTCCCCGAGCCGGTCACCGCCGGGTTGGCGGTCACGAAGCTCGGCCGGTCCAGCGTGACCTATGCCGTCACCCTGTTCGGGGCCGACGGTGCCGCCGCCGCGGAGGGGTGGTTCGTGCACGTCTTCGTCGATCGGGAGACCCGTCGTCCGGCCGGCGTGCCGGACGGGATCCGCACCGCACTGGAGCGGCTTCTCGTCGGTGGCTCGCAGTAG